The following are from one region of the Bradyrhizobium septentrionale genome:
- a CDS encoding YHS domain-containing (seleno)protein: MAFFGLLAGILAAIWPPLPVAATTTERVVTNRYSGLAIEGFDPVAYFTDAAATQGRPEFEAAASGVVWRFRNEGNRASFVAHPEIYGPQFGGYDPTDLVRGVTCAGNPRFWAVVGNRLYLFNRERSRDAFAADPAHFLNEATARWPELAENLAQ; the protein is encoded by the coding sequence ATGGCGTTTTTCGGCCTGTTGGCGGGCATTTTGGCGGCTATCTGGCCGCCGCTGCCTGTTGCGGCCACCACGACCGAGCGCGTGGTGACGAACCGCTACTCGGGATTGGCGATCGAGGGATTCGATCCCGTCGCCTATTTCACCGACGCTGCCGCCACCCAGGGGCGGCCCGAATTCGAGGCCGCCGCAAGCGGCGTGGTTTGGCGTTTCCGCAACGAGGGCAACCGCGCCTCGTTCGTGGCGCATCCCGAAATCTATGGACCGCAGTTCGGCGGCTATGATCCGACCGACCTGGTGCGGGGCGTCACCTGTGCAGGCAATCCGCGATTCTGGGCGGTGGTCGGGAACCGGCTTTACCTGTTCAACCGGGAACGCAGCCGCGATGCCTTCGCTGCCGATCCCGCGCACTTCCTGAATGAAGCCACGGCGCGCTGGCCGGAGCTGGCAGAAAATCTCGCGCAGTGA
- a CDS encoding acetolactate synthase large subunit, whose amino-acid sequence MNGAESLVRTLVAGGVDVCFTNPGTSEMHFVAALDKVPGMRCVLGLFEGVVTGAADGYFRMKGTPASTLLHLGPGLANGLANLHNAKKAHSGIVNIVGQHATYHIGYNAPLTSDIEGLARPMSSWVRTSPDAKSVAADGAAAIAAARSAPPQIATLILPADTAWNEADGIAETPVDTQRPSYSPQAVERAAKILHGDAAHTLLLVTGSALTEQGLALTERIAGKTGCTVMGQTYHPRMARGRGRFSINRIPYVIEQALPILKNFRHIVLVEANDPVAFFAYPNKPSMLKAEGCEVHRMTAWGENSVAALEALAGALHAAAHDVKPQQHQELAKPTGALNHASIAQAIACAIPENAIMVDESVTTGRGFFPPTAASAPHDWLQNMGGSIGFSTPVATGAAVACPDRKVICMVGDGSAMYTIQSLWTQAREGLNVVTIVFANRIYQILRGEFDGVGAGEPGKRAQDMLKIDRPTLDFVALARGMGVPGRAVTTADEFNKALAEAVAEPGPRLIEVQM is encoded by the coding sequence ATGAACGGTGCGGAAAGTCTGGTGCGGACATTGGTCGCAGGCGGTGTGGACGTCTGCTTCACCAATCCGGGCACTTCGGAGATGCATTTCGTCGCGGCGCTGGACAAGGTGCCGGGCATGCGCTGCGTGCTCGGTCTGTTTGAAGGCGTGGTGACCGGTGCAGCCGACGGTTATTTCCGCATGAAGGGAACGCCGGCCTCGACACTGCTGCATCTCGGGCCCGGCCTCGCCAACGGCCTTGCCAATCTGCACAACGCCAAGAAGGCCCATTCCGGGATCGTCAACATCGTCGGCCAACACGCCACCTACCACATCGGCTACAACGCGCCGCTGACCTCTGACATCGAGGGTCTGGCGCGGCCGATGTCATCCTGGGTGCGCACCTCGCCGGATGCCAAGTCGGTCGCCGCCGATGGTGCGGCTGCGATCGCCGCGGCCAGGAGCGCGCCGCCGCAGATCGCAACCCTGATCCTGCCGGCCGACACCGCCTGGAACGAGGCCGACGGCATCGCCGAAACGCCTGTCGACACCCAGCGTCCGAGCTACTCGCCGCAGGCGGTCGAGCGTGCCGCGAAGATCCTGCACGGCGATGCCGCGCACACGCTGCTGCTGGTCACCGGCAGCGCGCTGACCGAACAGGGGCTGGCGCTCACCGAGCGCATCGCCGGCAAGACCGGCTGCACCGTGATGGGCCAGACCTATCATCCGCGCATGGCGCGCGGCCGCGGCCGGTTCTCGATCAACCGTATCCCCTATGTGATCGAGCAGGCGCTGCCGATCCTGAAGAATTTCCGTCACATCGTGCTGGTCGAGGCCAACGATCCCGTCGCGTTCTTCGCCTATCCGAACAAGCCGAGCATGTTGAAAGCGGAAGGCTGCGAGGTGCATCGCATGACCGCCTGGGGCGAGAATTCGGTCGCAGCGCTCGAGGCGCTCGCGGGCGCGCTGCATGCCGCGGCGCACGACGTCAAGCCGCAGCAGCACCAGGAACTGGCCAAGCCGACCGGCGCGCTCAATCACGCCTCGATCGCGCAGGCGATTGCGTGCGCGATCCCCGAGAACGCCATCATGGTCGATGAATCCGTCACCACCGGCCGCGGCTTCTTCCCGCCGACGGCGGCCTCAGCGCCGCATGACTGGCTGCAGAACATGGGCGGCTCGATCGGCTTCTCCACCCCGGTCGCAACCGGCGCCGCGGTCGCCTGTCCGGACCGCAAGGTGATCTGCATGGTCGGCGACGGCTCGGCGATGTACACGATCCAGTCGCTGTGGACGCAGGCGCGCGAAGGGCTCAACGTCGTGACCATCGTGTTCGCCAACCGCATCTACCAGATCCTGCGCGGCGAGTTCGACGGCGTCGGCGCCGGCGAGCCGGGCAAGCGGGCGCAGGACATGCTGAAGATCGATCGCCCGACGCTCGACTTCGTCGCGCTCGCCAGGGGCATGGGCGTGCCGGGCAGGGCGGTGACGACGGCCGACGAGTTCAACAAGGCGCTGGCGGAAGCCGTTGCCGAGCCGGGACCGCGGCTGATCGAAGTGCAGATGTAG
- a CDS encoding DUF4118 domain-containing protein, producing MRKGNDYILKLRPWSLSTFVVALLAVVLATATQEMFTSFGMQLYFAGFVPAILIAGLMGGAPAGAFATIITVPIVWWAFMPPYFDFGWPTPEDYDSLAMFLLSSALLVCFSQLYREALVILRK from the coding sequence ATGCGCAAGGGCAATGACTACATTCTGAAGCTGCGGCCGTGGTCGTTGTCGACGTTCGTGGTCGCCCTGCTGGCCGTGGTGCTCGCCACCGCGACTCAGGAGATGTTCACGAGCTTCGGCATGCAGCTCTATTTCGCGGGTTTTGTGCCGGCGATCCTGATCGCCGGCCTGATGGGCGGCGCGCCGGCCGGCGCCTTTGCCACCATCATCACGGTTCCGATCGTCTGGTGGGCGTTCATGCCGCCCTATTTCGACTTCGGCTGGCCCACCCCTGAAGACTATGACAGCCTCGCGATGTTCCTGCTGTCGAGCGCGCTGCTGGTCTGCTTCTCGCAGCTCTATCGGGAAGCGCTGGTGATCTTGCGGAAGTAA
- a CDS encoding DUF2927 domain-containing protein has product MPQHRPSILLLLAAALAACLTDATVPAAGAEVPAVVVRQRNEKKLFSDAEIVEGFLKTAFGAEYHLAGRVDRIRKYDSPVRVFADGSRADRKAQLAKVVADIRAKVQHLDIAMTESSDAANVVVKLVRDRELYRTIATFYGQDRAKEIRSSLDPQCLSGFRKNENYEIEHSDVILTVDNGDFVFLDCAYEELLQSLGPINDTATVPWTMFNDSVSMGYFDVYDQYLLNLLYDPRIKPGMTVQEVKAVLPDVLSDVRAWVAKVNHLE; this is encoded by the coding sequence ATGCCCCAGCACCGCCCTTCGATCCTGCTCCTTCTCGCCGCAGCGCTCGCCGCTTGCCTCACTGACGCCACCGTGCCCGCGGCCGGCGCCGAGGTGCCGGCCGTTGTCGTGCGTCAGCGCAACGAGAAAAAGCTCTTCTCCGACGCCGAGATTGTCGAAGGTTTTCTGAAGACCGCGTTCGGCGCGGAATATCATCTCGCCGGACGGGTCGATCGCATCCGCAAATACGACAGCCCGGTGCGCGTGTTCGCCGACGGCAGCCGCGCCGACCGCAAGGCCCAGCTCGCCAAGGTCGTGGCCGACATCCGAGCCAAGGTGCAGCATCTCGACATCGCGATGACCGAGAGCAGCGACGCCGCCAATGTCGTGGTCAAGCTGGTGCGCGACCGCGAGCTCTACCGCACCATCGCGACCTTCTACGGCCAGGACCGCGCCAAGGAAATCCGCTCCTCGCTCGATCCGCAATGCCTGTCCGGCTTCCGCAAGAACGAGAACTACGAGATCGAGCATTCCGACGTGATCCTGACCGTCGACAACGGCGATTTCGTCTTCCTCGACTGCGCCTATGAGGAGCTGCTGCAGTCGCTCGGCCCGATCAACGATACCGCGACGGTGCCGTGGACCATGTTCAACGACAGCGTCTCGATGGGCTATTTCGACGTCTACGACCAATATCTGCTCAACCTGCTCTACGACCCCCGCATCAAGCCGGGCATGACCGTGCAGGAGGTCAAGGCCGTGCTGCCCGACGTGCTTAGCGACGTCCGCGCCTGGGTGGCGAAGGTGAACCATCTGGAGTGA
- a CDS encoding ABC transporter substrate-binding protein: MTLDRRDFMQFVASVTAASAIPVHPVEAETSQQVRVATGLLAMWQSTAWLGAEAGIFRKYSIDLSVPAIAVGGPQAAAGVIRGDFEFAHTGVLPVADEVLKGNDIVILATPTSEFPNQFVMTRKEITELGQLAGRRVGVLSETGQTSLATRITIEKAGATATYLPLVRFDRIFAALAAGEIDAGALPVDLRFVGASRYGWNAFPIYEFGTPSIFASTRRLIASNRELVGRVMRGFVETIHLFKTQPDLVVPLLQRYLNVADRKAAEDLYAYHVPVFQKVPKPLLGNLQNVRDVLARKYPAAVSLKESDIADASFIEELVHEGFIEHLYASDTK; encoded by the coding sequence ATGACGCTTGACCGACGCGATTTCATGCAGTTCGTGGCAAGTGTAACTGCTGCGTCGGCGATCCCTGTCCACCCGGTTGAGGCAGAGACATCGCAACAGGTCCGCGTTGCGACCGGCCTGCTCGCGATGTGGCAAAGCACGGCATGGCTTGGAGCCGAAGCTGGCATCTTCAGGAAGTATAGCATCGATCTCAGCGTACCAGCGATTGCCGTCGGCGGCCCGCAGGCAGCCGCCGGCGTGATCCGCGGCGACTTCGAATTCGCGCACACCGGCGTGCTTCCGGTTGCCGACGAGGTGCTCAAGGGCAACGATATCGTGATCCTGGCCACCCCGACGTCGGAGTTTCCCAACCAGTTCGTGATGACCCGGAAAGAAATCACCGAGCTTGGCCAGTTGGCCGGACGAAGGGTAGGCGTGCTGTCGGAGACAGGCCAAACCAGTCTCGCGACGCGCATCACCATCGAAAAGGCCGGCGCAACCGCAACCTACCTGCCCCTGGTCAGGTTCGATCGCATCTTCGCGGCGCTTGCGGCCGGCGAGATCGATGCGGGGGCGCTTCCTGTCGATCTGCGCTTTGTCGGTGCATCGCGCTATGGTTGGAACGCATTTCCCATCTATGAGTTCGGCACGCCCTCGATTTTTGCGAGCACGCGCAGGCTGATCGCATCCAATCGCGAGCTTGTGGGGCGAGTCATGCGCGGCTTTGTCGAGACGATTCATTTATTCAAGACGCAGCCCGACCTCGTCGTGCCTTTGCTCCAGCGATATCTGAACGTCGCGGATCGAAAGGCCGCCGAGGACTTGTACGCGTACCACGTGCCCGTGTTTCAGAAGGTGCCGAAGCCGCTGCTGGGTAACTTGCAGAATGTGCGAGACGTGCTCGCACGCAAATATCCTGCCGCCGTTTCTCTCAAGGAAAGCGACATTGCGGATGCATCGTTCATCGAAGAGCTGGTACACGAGGGGTTCATCGAACACCTCTATGCGTCCGATACAAAATAG
- a CDS encoding MerR family transcriptional regulator, with translation MNAAARFLSPSEAARQLGISAKALRLYEERGLIAPSRTPAGWRAYGPAEMARGAEIVALRALGLGIGELARVLSGDAAVLDRVLATHEATLEARVRQCGDSIARVRALRADLGRGKMPAAREMIGAVGARPAIAVAFDLPWPWGGERFELRDVKPLNYIVGPLGSGKTRLAQRLAEALPNASFVGMDRAADGGAAVRARLDVDPANKARVDASLAAHLADGAVQTPALTTLLAELEADGDAILVIDMIEHGLDAASQEAVIAQLRRRGPDARPLFFLTRSSAILDLDAVGDDEAIILCPANHSVPVCVTPVPGAVGYEAVATCLASPEVRARTEGMIAWRPA, from the coding sequence ATGAATGCTGCCGCCCGTTTTCTCAGTCCGTCCGAAGCTGCGAGGCAGCTCGGCATCTCGGCCAAGGCGCTGCGCCTGTATGAGGAGCGCGGCCTGATCGCGCCTTCCCGCACGCCGGCGGGATGGCGCGCCTATGGTCCGGCCGAGATGGCGCGCGGCGCCGAGATCGTCGCGCTGCGTGCGCTCGGCCTTGGCATCGGTGAACTGGCGCGGGTCCTGAGCGGCGATGCCGCCGTGCTCGACCGCGTGCTGGCTACGCACGAAGCCACGCTCGAAGCGCGTGTCCGGCAATGCGGCGACAGCATCGCCAGGGTACGGGCGCTGCGTGCCGACCTCGGCCGTGGCAAGATGCCTGCGGCGCGCGAAATGATCGGCGCAGTCGGGGCGCGACCGGCGATCGCCGTCGCGTTCGATCTGCCGTGGCCCTGGGGCGGCGAGCGCTTCGAGCTGCGCGACGTCAAGCCGCTGAACTACATCGTCGGCCCGCTCGGCAGCGGCAAGACGCGGCTCGCGCAGCGGCTTGCGGAAGCGCTGCCCAACGCCAGCTTCGTCGGCATGGACCGCGCAGCCGATGGCGGCGCGGCGGTTCGCGCGCGTCTCGATGTCGATCCCGCCAACAAGGCCAGGGTCGATGCAAGCCTTGCCGCTCATCTCGCTGACGGCGCCGTGCAGACGCCGGCATTGACCACGCTGCTCGCAGAGCTCGAGGCCGACGGCGACGCGATCCTGGTGATCGACATGATCGAGCACGGGCTCGATGCGGCAAGCCAGGAAGCGGTGATCGCGCAGCTGCGTCGTCGCGGACCGGACGCGCGGCCGCTGTTCTTCCTGACGCGCTCCAGCGCGATCCTGGATCTCGACGCGGTCGGCGACGATGAAGCGATCATCCTGTGCCCCGCCAATCACAGCGTGCCGGTCTGCGTCACGCCGGTGCCCGGCGCGGTGGGCTATGAAGCGGTCGCGACCTGCCTCGCCTCTCCGGAGGTGCGCGCGCGGACCGAAGGCATGATCGCGTGGCGGCCGGCCTGA
- the chpT gene encoding histidine phosphotransferase ChpT yields the protein MSGTSSPGPAPDALELAALLCSRVCHDLISPVGAIVNGLEVLDDNPKPEDRDFALDLIRKSAKTASARLQFCRLAFGAAGSSGAQIDLGDAQNMAKGHIEDGKVTLTWNLPRLLLPKNRVKLLLNMLVIAQQTIPRGGTLIIDPVGDGETMSFRITAAGLNARVPQNIVDLLNATSSNTVDAHAVQPHYTRLLADACGLKVTLALDGDKVIIAAS from the coding sequence ATGTCTGGCACTTCGTCTCCCGGTCCCGCTCCCGATGCGCTCGAACTCGCGGCGCTGTTGTGCTCGCGGGTCTGTCACGATCTCATCAGTCCGGTCGGCGCGATCGTCAATGGGCTTGAGGTCCTTGACGACAATCCCAAGCCCGAAGACCGCGACTTCGCGCTCGATCTCATTCGCAAGAGCGCCAAGACCGCGTCGGCCCGGTTGCAGTTCTGCCGGCTGGCGTTCGGCGCCGCCGGTTCCTCCGGCGCGCAGATCGACCTCGGCGACGCCCAGAACATGGCTAAGGGGCATATCGAGGACGGCAAGGTGACGCTGACCTGGAATTTGCCGCGGCTGCTGTTGCCGAAGAACCGGGTCAAGCTGCTGCTGAACATGCTGGTCATCGCGCAGCAGACGATACCGCGCGGCGGCACGCTGATCATCGATCCGGTCGGCGACGGCGAGACCATGAGCTTCCGCATCACAGCCGCAGGCCTCAATGCGCGGGTGCCGCAGAACATCGTCGATCTCTTGAATGCGACGTCGTCAAATACGGTCGATGCGCATGCGGTGCAGCCGCATTACACCCGCCTGCTCGCGGACGCCTGCGGGCTGAAGGTGACGCTCGCGCTCGATGGCGATAAGGTCATTATCGCAGCGTCCTGA
- the cysQ gene encoding 3'(2'),5'-bisphosphate nucleotidase CysQ: protein MNKAQPPVIGCEAAATLLESLTELAIRAGEAILAVNRSAMNVTGKSDGSPVTEADLAADHIIVEGLTRLAPHVSLLSEERVHLATPPYKDSFFLIDPLDGTKEFVAGRNEFTVNVALVTHGVPLLGIVGAPALGLIWRGIVGKGAERLTLQNGAVAQAVPIKTRLCPPRGAPWTVAVSRSHGDARTEAFIDERGGAVRAVLGSAVKFGRVAEGQVDIYPRLSPTSEWDVAAGHAVVVAAGGKVTDASGGPLHFGLGREDFLVPEFIAWGDPAAAT from the coding sequence ATGAATAAGGCACAGCCGCCCGTGATCGGCTGCGAGGCCGCCGCCACGCTGCTCGAATCGCTGACCGAACTGGCGATCCGGGCCGGCGAAGCGATTCTTGCGGTCAACCGTTCCGCGATGAATGTCACCGGCAAGAGTGACGGCTCGCCGGTGACCGAGGCCGATCTCGCCGCCGACCATATCATCGTCGAAGGGCTGACGCGGCTGGCGCCGCACGTGTCGCTGCTGTCGGAGGAGCGTGTCCATCTGGCGACGCCACCCTACAAGGACAGTTTCTTCCTGATCGATCCGCTCGACGGCACAAAGGAGTTCGTCGCCGGCCGCAATGAATTCACCGTCAATGTGGCGCTGGTCACGCACGGCGTGCCGCTGCTCGGCATCGTCGGTGCGCCCGCGCTCGGCTTGATCTGGCGCGGCATCGTCGGCAAGGGCGCCGAGCGATTGACGCTGCAGAACGGCGCGGTTGCGCAAGCCGTGCCGATCAAGACCCGTCTCTGCCCGCCGCGCGGCGCGCCCTGGACGGTTGCGGTCAGCCGCTCACATGGCGATGCGCGCACCGAAGCCTTCATCGACGAACGCGGCGGCGCGGTCCGCGCCGTGCTGGGCTCGGCCGTCAAGTTCGGCCGTGTCGCCGAAGGTCAGGTCGACATCTATCCCCGCCTGTCGCCCACATCCGAATGGGACGTGGCGGCCGGTCACGCGGTCGTCGTTGCCGCCGGCGGGAAGGTAACCGATGCGAGCGGAGGCCCACTGCATTTCGGGCTCGGCCGCGAGGACTTTCTGGTGCCGGAGTTCATTGCCTGGGGCGACCCGGCCGCAGCGACGTGA
- a CDS encoding DUF1134 domain-containing protein, with protein MSFASRLAAVAFAALMCWSAGASAQQAPPPQYPPPQRDPTPYTYGPGELVGAGHKFFGNVSRGLASVIERAVSQWGLPNGYVLGEEGSGAFVAGLRYGEGTLYTKNAGDLRVYWQGPSVGFDWGGDGARTMTLVYNLPSTQAIYQRFVGIDGSAYIVGGFGMTALTANNIVLVPIRSGIGLRLGASVGYLKYTPRATWNPF; from the coding sequence ATGAGTTTCGCATCACGCCTTGCCGCGGTCGCGTTCGCCGCGCTGATGTGCTGGAGCGCGGGGGCATCGGCACAGCAGGCGCCGCCACCGCAATATCCGCCGCCGCAGCGTGACCCGACCCCGTATACTTACGGGCCCGGCGAGCTGGTCGGAGCCGGACACAAGTTCTTCGGCAATGTCTCGCGCGGGCTGGCCTCGGTCATCGAGCGCGCGGTCAGCCAATGGGGTCTGCCGAACGGCTATGTGCTCGGCGAGGAAGGCTCCGGCGCGTTCGTGGCCGGGCTGCGCTATGGCGAGGGCACGCTCTACACCAAGAACGCCGGCGACCTCAGGGTCTACTGGCAAGGTCCTTCGGTCGGCTTCGACTGGGGCGGCGACGGCGCCCGGACCATGACGCTGGTCTACAACCTGCCCTCGACGCAGGCGATCTATCAGCGCTTCGTCGGCATCGACGGCTCGGCCTATATCGTCGGCGGCTTCGGCATGACGGCACTGACCGCCAACAACATCGTGCTGGTCCCGATTCGCTCGGGCATCGGCCTGCGGCTCGGCGCCAGCGTCGGCTATCTCAAATACACCCCGCGCGCGACCTGGAACCCATTCTAG
- a CDS encoding IS3-like element ISRj2 family transposase (programmed frameshift) yields the protein MTKKSRRMHSPAFKAKVALAAVKGDKTLAELAQLFDVHPNQITIWKNQLLEGAAGVFGHDKASAETPVDLKALHAKIGELALENGFFVRRAHQGGPAERKAMIDRGHDLSIVRQAKVLKLARSTVYYEPRPVSAEDLALMRRLDELHLDYPFAGARMQRSLLRREGVYAGRRHIATLMKRMGIEAVYRRPNTSKPAPGHKIYPYLLRGLKIERPDQAWAMDITYIPMRRGFVYLAAVVDVFSRRVLAHRVSITMEAAFCVEAVQEALAKHGRPEIFNTDQGSQFTSLEFTDVLLDAKIAISMDGKGAWRDNVFVERLWRTVKYEEVYLRAYDSVSEARASIAKYLAFYNQGRPHSSLDGRTPDEAYFGTQAMVMAA from the exons ATGACGAAGAAGAGCCGCCGGATGCATTCTCCGGCATTCAAGGCGAAGGTTGCTTTGGCTGCGGTCAAAGGCGACAAGACGCTGGCGGAGCTGGCGCAACTGTTTGATGTTCATCCGAACCAGATCACGATCTGGAAAAACCAGCTCCTGGAAGGCGCCGCCGGCGTGTTTGGGCATGACAAGGCGTCGGCCGAGACGCCGGTCGATTTGAAGGCGTTACATGCCAAGATCGGCGAGCTGGCGTTGGAAAACG GATTTTTTGTCCGGCGCGCTCACCAAGGCGGGCCTGCTGAGCGCAAAGCGATGATCGACCGCGGTCATGATCTTTCTATCGTGCGCCAGGCGAAGGTCCTGAAGCTGGCTCGCAGCACGGTCTACTATGAACCTCGGCCAGTTTCGGCCGAGGACCTTGCCTTGATGCGTCGGCTCGATGAGCTGCATCTCGATTATCCCTTCGCGGGAGCGCGTATGCAGCGATCGTTGCTGCGGCGGGAGGGCGTATACGCCGGTCGCCGCCACATCGCGACGCTGATGAAGCGCATGGGGATCGAGGCGGTCTATCGTCGCCCGAACACGAGTAAGCCGGCACCGGGTCACAAGATCTACCCGTACCTGTTGCGCGGATTGAAGATCGAGCGGCCCGACCAGGCGTGGGCAATGGACATCACCTACATTCCGATGCGGCGTGGCTTCGTCTATCTCGCGGCGGTCGTCGATGTGTTCAGCCGACGGGTCCTGGCCCATCGCGTCTCGATCACAATGGAGGCGGCCTTCTGCGTCGAAGCGGTCCAGGAGGCGTTGGCGAAGCACGGCAGGCCCGAGATTTTCAACACGGACCAGGGCAGCCAGTTCACCAGCCTCGAGTTCACCGATGTGCTGCTGGACGCGAAGATCGCCATCAGCATGGACGGCAAGGGCGCCTGGCGCGACAACGTGTTTGTCGAGCGGCTCTGGCGCACGGTCAAATACGAAGAAGTTTATCTCCGCGCCTACGACAGCGTGTCCGAGGCGCGAGCGTCAATTGCCAAGTATCTGGCCTTCTACAATCAGGGACGCCCTCACTCGAGCCTTGACGGGCGCACGCCCGACGAGGCTTACTTCGGCACGCAAGCTATGGTGATGGCCGCATGA
- a CDS encoding L,D-transpeptidase, translating into MRPIALMFAALTILAGAGQAQAQFFDSRGYQSEPPSFFGGGASPIPRTTVNYPTNYAPGTIVVNTAERRLYLVLANGQALRYGIGVGRDGFRWGGVHRISAKKEWPSWTPPSQMLRRRPDLPRHMNGGIENPLGARAMYLGSTLYRIHGSNEPETIGQAVSSGCFRMTNDDVTDLYGRVSVGTTVVVKN; encoded by the coding sequence ATGCGCCCGATTGCCTTGATGTTTGCCGCGCTCACGATCCTGGCAGGTGCCGGCCAGGCCCAGGCCCAGTTCTTCGATTCCCGCGGCTACCAGTCCGAGCCACCGAGCTTCTTCGGCGGCGGCGCAAGCCCGATCCCGCGCACCACCGTCAACTACCCGACCAACTACGCGCCGGGCACCATCGTCGTAAATACCGCCGAGCGCCGGCTCTATCTGGTGCTGGCGAACGGCCAGGCGCTGCGCTACGGCATCGGCGTCGGCCGCGACGGCTTCCGCTGGGGCGGCGTCCACCGCATCTCGGCGAAGAAGGAATGGCCGTCGTGGACGCCGCCGTCGCAGATGCTGCGCCGCCGCCCCGATCTGCCGCGCCACATGAACGGCGGCATCGAGAATCCGCTCGGCGCGCGCGCGATGTATCTCGGTTCGACGCTCTACCGCATCCACGGCTCGAACGAGCCGGAGACGATCGGCCAGGCGGTCTCGTCGGGCTGCTTCCGCATGACCAATGACGACGTCACCGACCTCTATGGTCGGGTCTCGGTCGGCACCACCGTCGTGGTGAAGAACTGA
- a CDS encoding LysR family transcriptional regulator: MSDLPRTQALRCFITVAREGTVSRAASMLKLTQPAVSLQLKALEESTGLQLFNRTPGGFTLTEAGAALLPLAHRAVAAASDFKATADSLNEAQRGTLRVGTILDPEFTRLGPFVRSLAMSSQRTEVFLRHGVSDDVLAQVGRGELDVGYYVDATPPEQLALHSFTERTIADGRYQLAPLLSYDYRVIAPIAWRERVMGKGWAELAELPWLATPPHSGHRRLLDDIFRPLGPLPKRIGYTDQEEAMIDFVESGLCLSLARDSVLAPRMARPHQFVVVDKVKLTCDLSFACLAARRQEPVIAHAFASVRAVWNIKPPIAGAGPTRTRKVAKNV, translated from the coding sequence ATGTCCGACCTCCCCCGTACCCAGGCCTTGCGTTGCTTCATCACGGTTGCCCGTGAGGGCACCGTGTCGCGCGCAGCATCAATGCTGAAACTGACCCAACCCGCGGTCAGCCTGCAACTGAAGGCGCTGGAGGAAAGCACCGGGTTGCAGCTGTTCAACCGCACACCGGGCGGTTTTACGCTGACCGAGGCCGGCGCCGCGCTGCTGCCGCTGGCGCACCGGGCGGTGGCGGCGGCATCCGACTTCAAGGCGACGGCGGACTCGCTGAACGAGGCGCAGCGCGGCACCTTGCGCGTCGGCACCATCCTCGACCCCGAATTCACCCGGCTCGGACCGTTCGTGCGCAGCCTTGCGATGTCCTCGCAACGCACCGAAGTATTTCTGCGCCATGGCGTCAGCGACGACGTGCTGGCGCAGGTCGGCCGCGGCGAGCTCGACGTTGGCTACTATGTCGACGCCACGCCGCCGGAGCAGCTCGCCCTTCACAGCTTCACTGAACGGACCATCGCCGACGGCCGCTACCAGCTGGCCCCGCTGCTCAGCTACGACTACCGGGTGATCGCGCCGATCGCCTGGCGCGAGCGGGTGATGGGCAAGGGCTGGGCCGAGCTCGCCGAGCTGCCCTGGCTCGCGACACCGCCGCATTCCGGCCACCGCCGGCTGCTCGACGACATCTTCCGCCCGCTCGGCCCGTTGCCGAAGCGCATCGGCTACACCGATCAGGAAGAAGCGATGATCGACTTCGTCGAATCCGGCCTCTGCCTCAGCCTCGCGCGCGACAGCGTGCTGGCGCCGCGGATGGCACGCCCGCATCAGTTCGTGGTGGTCGACAAAGTGAAGCTCACCTGCGATCTCTCTTTTGCCTGCCTCGCCGCGCGTCGCCAGGAGCCGGTGATCGCCCACGCCTTCGCCAGCGTGCGCGCGGTGTGGAATATCAAGCCGCCGATCGCCGGCGCCGGACCGACGCGCACGCGGAAGGTCGCGAAGAACGTGTAA